The DNA window GCCTAACGCCAACCCTAAACCCACCCACCCCGCGCCATGATCGCGGCACAGAGCACGATGATGACGATCGCAAGCAGTTCGCTGTGAATGACCGCGGTGACCAGCCTCAATTTCCTGGCGCCGATCGCAGGCACCAGCCCGGCCGTCAACGCCCCGCGCCACGACAGGAATTCCATCGTCGGGATGATCGACAGCAGTCCGATCACGATAAACAGCGAGAACTTGGTCAGGAAGGCGTAGCTATGGAAATAATAGCTCGCCCCCTTCTCGAAAAAGAACACCCGCAACAGCCCGACAACGAGTAGCGCACCCGCCGCGACGCCGAGCACGAGGTCCGTGACCTGCAGCCTGCGCGCCGACGCCAGCGTCAACTCGGAGCGGATCAGCACAAACTCGATTGCGACGGCAGAAACCAGCGTGAAGGCACAGAGGTGGTGGAGAAAGGCGAATAGGGTTGACATAGTGCGCGCTTCCTCCAGCTAGCTCGGTAACTTGCCGCCGACGGACCTATAAAACTGAGCAAGCTGGTTGGCGAGAAGAGAGCCTAAAAGCTCCTCCATCTGCGAAACGTCGATCCTGCCGTCGCGGAAGGCCAAGTCCGCAGCGTCCAGAGCGTCGAAATACGGCTTGCGGTTGTCGACAATCTGATCTGGAATCGTGGGTGTGCCAGGCAAAATCGAACCCGCACGAATTGAAAGCACCACGTAGGAAACGATGCGCGACGTCCGTCCGTTCCCGTCTGCAAACGGATGAATCCAGTTCAGCCGCCACATCAAATAAGCCGCGAGGTGAATCGGCGTACTGTGTTCCCAATGATCGTTGACGTAGTCGCACATGTCTTCGACGAGTTCGGGAACGCGATGGGCTCCAACGGGTTCATGCTTGCTGCCCTCGATAGTAACACCACCCGGACGATAGTTTCCCGCGTAGGAACTGATCCCCGCAAGCGCTTCGCGCTGCAAACCGAGGATAAGCGAAGGCCGGAGCTTGAACGATCCCCGATCGAGCGCACTTTGGATCGCGCCGATCGCCGCGTCGTATTGCCGAAAGCCGTTCCTTGCCTCGGCGGCGGCTTTCGCTTTGGGGTCGGTGATCAATTCAGGTTCGAGCGCGCGGCTGTCCCGCCGGTCGCGCTCGTCACCCGTCATTTTTTATCCTCAGCCAACTTCTCGGCTTCGCGATCGACCATTTCCCGGGTAATCAGCTCGTTTTCGAAATGCGTATTGCCGTAGACAAAGCTGCGCCGCTGCTGCTCCCGATGTTCCGGCGTCGGCTTGGCAGTCTTGGCGGCTTCAAGAAGTTTTTTCAGAGCGTCGGTCATGAAAGCAATATAATCGAATCGGGCTGGGGACGCCACTGTCCATCTTGATCAAATTTGCTACAACGGCAAATTGTCGTGCTTCTTCATAGGCATCTCGACATGCTTGTCCCTCAGCATCGCCAGCGCCCGCGCGATGCGGCGCCTGGTTGAGTGCGGCATGATGACGTCGTCGATGTAGCCGCGCTCGGCGGCGATGAAGGGGGACAGGAAGCGGTCCTCGTACTCTTTCGTGCGGGCGGCGATCGCGTCGGTGTCGCCGATATCCGAGCGGAAGATGATCTCGACCGCGCCCTTGGCGCCCATCACGGCGATCTGCGCGGTCGGCCAGGCGTAGTTCATGTCGGCGCCGATTTCCTTTGAGGCCATCACGTCGAACGCGCCGCCATAGGCCTTGCGGGTAATCACCGTGACCAGCGGCACCGTGCATTGCGAATAGGCGAACAGCAGTTTCGCCCCGTGTTTTATCAGGCCGCCATATTCCTGCGCGGTGCCCGGCAGAAAGCCGGGGACGTCGACAAACGTCACGATCGGAATGTTGAAGGCGTCGCAGAAGCGGACGAAGCGCGCGGCCTTGCGCGAGGCATCCGAGTCGAGCACGCCCGCCAGCACCATCGGCTGGTTGGCGACGAAGCCGACGGTGCGCCCGGCGATACGGCCGAAGCCGGTGACGATGTTTTTCGCGAACGCCTCGGAGATCTCGAAGAAGTCGCCCTCGTCCACGACTTTCAGGATCAGTTCCTTCATGTCGTAGGGCTTGTTCGGATTGTCGGGGATCAGCGTGTCCAGCGACATGTCGACCCGCCCGATGTCATCAAAACTCGGCCATTCCGGCACGCCTGACGTGTTGCTGGAGGGCAGGAAATCGATCAGCCGGCGCATCTGCAGCAGCGTCTCGACGTCGTTCTCGAACGCGCCATCGGCGATCGAGGAGCGCGTGGCGTGCACCGAGGCGCCGCCGAGTTCTTCCGCCGTGACGACCTCGTTGGTGACGGTCTTCACCACGTCCGGGCCGGTGACGAACATGTAGCTGGTGTTTTTCACCATGAAGATGAAGTCGGTCATCGCGGGCGAATAGACGTCGCCGCCGGCGCAAGGACCCATTATGACGGAAATCTGCGGGATCACGCCTGAGGCGATGACGTTGCGACGGAACACGTAGGAATAGCCGGCGAGCGCGGCGACGCCTTCCTGGATCCGCGCGCCGCCGGCGTCATAGAGCCCGATGATCGGCGCCCTCGCCTTCATCGCCATGTCCTGGATTTTGACGATTTTTTGCGCGTGGGTTTCCGACAGCGAGCCACCGAACACGGTAAAATCCTTGGCGAACACAAACGTCTTGCGGCCGTTGACGGTGCCCCAGCCGGTGACGACACCGTCGCCGGGCACCTTGGTCTTTTCCATGCCGAATTCGATCGAGCGGTGTTCGACGAACATGTCGAATTCCTCGAAACTGCCCTTGTCGAGCAGAAGCTCGATGCGCTCCCGCGCGGTCAGCTTGCCGCGGGCATGCTGCGCCTCGATGCGTTTCTCGCCGCCGCCGAGTTTGGCCCCCGCGCGTCGTTCCTCGAGGGTGTCCAGGATGTCCTTCATGTGCGTCCGCCGTCTTTGCCGCCAGATTTCAGCCGGTTCTAACACGGCATTTTCTCAACCGGAAACCGGGTTTCGGCCACCGCAAACCGCCCAATCGGCGTTAGAAAGGGGACAATGACCGGGACCAGCCGAGGGAGACGACCGATGAACGGGACGATTGCAAGCGAGGCCACAGGCGCCGTCACGGGCGGATTGCGAACCATGCTCCGGCTGGAGGGGCTGACGCTGTTTGCGGGGATGACGCTGCTTTACGCGGTCTGGGGCGGATCGTGGTGGATCTATGCCTTCCTGTTTCTGGTGCCGGACCTGAGCTTTGCGGCCTATCTCGCCGGCCCCCGGGTGGGCGCCTTCGTCTATAACACCGCGCACAGCTACATGGCGCCGATGTCGCTGATGACCACTGGATTTGCGCTGGACTCGCCGCTGACCCTTTCGATCGCGTTGATCTGGCTGGCGCATATCGGCATCGACCGCGCGCTCGGCTACGGCCTGAAATACCAGGCCGGGTTCACCTTCACCCATCTCGGCCGCATTGGAGGGGCGGCAATGCCGACCTAGACTGGCGGGTTTGACAGGCAGGAAAACGCTTGTTTTATTCGCGTTCAGCGCGTTACGGCGCGCAAACAAGATGCAAATAAAATATTGGAGGGAGCGATGCGGACCGGCATGCGCGCGGCCATAGCGGCCTGGATTATCTGCACCGGCATCCTGCTGGCGGGCATTGAAACCAACGCGCAATCGATGCCGAAGGACGTCGCCGCGCGGATCGAGCTCTATGCGATCCCATCGCTGACCATCTCGGACCGGCAATTCCTGACCGGCGACGCCAACGGCAAGCCGGTCACCGTCGCCGGCGAATTTCGCATCGCGCAAGGCAGCGGACGCCTGCCGGTGGTGGTGCTGATGCACGGCTCGAGCGGCGTCGGCGCCAGTATCGAACCGTGGGTGCATCAGTTCAACGCGATGGGGATTTCGACTTTCGTGATCGACGGTTTCAGCGGCCGGGGATTGACGGCGGTCGGTCCGAACCAGGCGCTGCTCGGCCGCCTCAACTTCATTCTCGATATCTACCGCTCGCTCGACATTCTCGCGCACCATCCGCGCGTCGACCCCGAACGCATCGTGCTGATGGGATTTTCGCGCGGCGGACAGGCCGCGCTGTACGCCAGCCTCGACCGCTTCAACAAGCTCTGGAATAAGTCAGGCGTGCAGTTCGCCGGCTACATTCCGTTCTATCCGGACTGCTCCACGCGCTATTTGACCGATACCGAGGTCGCGGCGCGTCCGATCCGGATCTTTCACGGCACGCCCGACGATTACAACCCGGTGGCCAGTTGCAAGGCCTATGTCGCGCGGTTGCAGCAAGCCAAACGCGACGTGGTGCTGACGGAGTATCCTGACTCGGCGCACGGTTTCGACGCGGGCCTGCTCGGCGTCTCGACCGTGGCGGTTTCCACCAACGCCCAGACCGCGCGCCATTGCCATATCCGCGAAGGCGAAGGCGGCGTCCTCATGAATGCCGATACCGAAGCGCCGTTCGGGTACAAGGACACCTGCATCGAGTTCAACCCGCATGTCGGCGGCAATCCGGCCACAGCCGAGGAAGCGCGCAAGGCCGTGGACGAATTTTTGCGAGCGCTGTTCAAGCTGGGGTAGAGACCGATTCACTTGGATCGACGTATTGATTCAATATATCGGCAACGGCAGTGAGCCCCCTCTCCCCTTGCGGGATCGAGACGAGCGAAGCTCGCTCTCTAGGGTTGGGGTGAGGGGTTACGGTCTATCGATAGACCTTAACCCCTCACCCGGTTCGCATCTAACGATGCGATCCGACCTCTCCCGCAAGGGGCTAAGGCGTGCACACAATTTCAATAACATTTTTCTTGCCATGAGTGAATCGAGTCTGATTCCTTGCATTGCGGTCCACAAGAAGGATGATCGCATTGATGGAAGGGATGGATTGGTCAGTCGGTCGCTTTGGCGATGTGCGACTGGCCAAAAGGGGGCGCTGTTGTTGCAGCGCGCCGTTGAACGCGTCACGATGAACCTGCGTGCGGCGTCCGACGGCCGAGCTGAGTGGGTGGGGTTCAGCCGCTGGCTGAATAATCCGAATGTGACAGCGAACGAAATTGCTGTGCATAATGCAGAAGTTCTGTCGGACCGTGTCGCGGGCCTGCATGTGCTTGCAATCCAGGACACGACGGAACTGAACTATGCCAGGCACGCCGGACGGGTCCGGGGTCTTGGGCCATCCGGCAACGGACGCGATCCGGGCTTGTTTGTGCACCCCGTGCTGGCGATTGATGCGGGCAGCGGAGCCTTGCTCGGGTTGGCTGGAATGCAGATCTGGACGCGTCAGGGGCCAGCGTCCCCTGATTACCGGCGTCAACCGATCGAAGAGAAAGAATCCTATCGTTGGATTAAGGGGGCGGCGAGCGCCAAGAGCGCGCTTGCTGCGGCAGCGATGGTCACCGTGATCGGCGACCGCGAGAGCGATATTTACGAAGAGTTTGACCGGATACCTGACGCGCGCACCCATCTGCTCACGCGTGCCTGTCGTGATCGCGCCTTGGTGGGTGGCGGTCGGCTGTTTGGCATTACCGAAAGCTGGCCGGTCCGGCATCGCTTCAAGCTGGAGGTCCGAGCCCAGCCCGGTCGCCCGGCTCGCACGGCCAAGGTGGCGCTGCGCTTTGGCGAAGTGACGATCAAGCGCCCGGGCAACTGCAGCGATCCCGCAGCCGCGCATCAATTGACCTTGCGTCTGGTCGAGGTCAGGGAGCTTGATACCGCCGTCGAGGGGCCGATCCACTGGCGTCTGCTTACCACTCATGAGGTTACGACGGTTGCGCAGGCCTTGGAGATCGTTGGTTGGTATCGCGAGCGCTGGCACGTCGAACAGCTGTTCCGCACCAGCAAGAGCCAGGGTCTCGACCTTGAGAGCAGCCAGGTCGAAGCGGCCGATGCCTTGTTCAAGCTTGCCGCCATCGCAATGATTGCCGCCACCAAGATCATGCAGCTCGTCCTCGCCCGCGACGGCACGGTCGATCGCCCGGCCACCGACGTGGTAGCGGTGGAACAATTGCCAATGCTCGAGGCCTTGCAGATCCGTCTCGAAGGCAAAACAGCCAAGCAGAAAAATCCTCATCCCAGGCGATCGATCGGCTGGCTCGCCTGGATTGTTGCGCGCCTCGGTGGCTGGACCGGTTACACCTCCGAACGCCCACCGGGCCCAATCACCATGCGCCGTGGCTGGCATCGCTTCGAACAAATGGCTCAGGGTTGGAGACTCAGAGATGTGTGCACGCCTTAGCCCGCAAGGGGAGAGGTGACGTCGAGCATGCGGAAGCAGCCAAACGATCACGCCCGCCCTACTTCTCGCCGACCTTGAACGGCGGCTCCTTGCCGGGAGGCGTGGTTTCCTCGGCCATTGCCAGCATCATTGCCACCATGACGTAGTTGCCCGCCACCGCCGTCAAATCCACGACCTGCTGATCGTTGAAAATCTTCTTGGCCCGCGCATAGGTCTCGTCGGAAACCTTCTGCGTGGTGGTGAGTTCGGTGACGAAGTCGTACACCAGCGCCTCGTCCTCGGCCATGTTCGAGGGTCGCTTGTTGGCTTTCAACTCGGCGATGATCTCAGCCGACAATCCAGCCTTCGCCGCCAGCGGCGCATGGGCGTACCATTCGACCTGCGAGCGCCATTGCCGCCCGATGATCAGGATCGCAAATTCATTGAGTTTTGTGGGCACCGAGGTCTGCCAGCGCAGATAATAAAACAGGTCGTACAGCCGCTGGCCCAGCACCGGGCTGCGGATCATCGGATTGTACGGTCCGCCGAGGCCGACACTGGAAACCTTCATGATCTGCTCGCCGAGCGGCTTTTGCGCGTCGCTGAGCTGGTCCATGGTCAATTGCGGAAAGCGCGGTTCCTTGCCGGTCGCGGGCGGCGCGAACATCGTCGCCGCGAACCAACCGCCGGCCGCGGCAACCGCCAGTGACGACATCCAGACTGAAGCCGAGTTCATGATTTCCTGCCTGCTCTTACGATTGTGAAAAATTGTGAAGTTACGAAGCCTATTCCAGCCACATCTCCCAGACCAGAGCCTCGGGCGCCGATGAACCGGTTCGGTGTTGCCGCGTTGCACGAGGCATCTGGCGGGGCGACACCCAAGACGGAGACCGCAAAATGTCTGGATCCAGTATCGCGCGGGCCGGCTTACTGCTGGCAGTACTTTGGCTGCCCGGCAGCGCCGCACAGGCCGCGACTTCTCCCTTTACCGCCATGGCGGGTTCATGGTCGGGCGGCGGCGTCATCGACACGTCGGATGGCGGGCGGGAACGGCTGCGCTGCCGGGCGGCCTATGACGTCGGCGCCGCCGGCACCCAGCTTCGCCTCAACCTGCGATGCGCCAGCGACAGCTATACTTTCGACCTGGCGAGCGACGTGCAATACCGCGGCGGGGCGATCTCCGGCTCATGGAGCGAGGCCAGCCGCAACGCCTCGGGCAGCATTTCCGGACGCGCCGCCGGTGACCGCATCGAAGCTTCGGCGACAGGTCCGACCTTCTCGGCCGCGTTGTCGCTGACGACCCGCGGAAGGCGACAGACGGTGTCGATCCGCCCGGAGGGAACCAACATCAGGGCGGTCTCGCTGGCGCTGGACCGGCGCTAAATCGCGCCGATATCGGTCAGGCACAACTGGACGAGCTTCATGCGATCCGCAATGTGGCGCGGCTCGTGACAATCGAGATTGAGCGCAAACACGGTTTGGGCACTGCCCTTCTCGGCCCACCCCACCATCCAGCCGAGCGATGGCTTGCCCACTTCGGCGCCCAACAGGCCGCTCTTGGCGCGAATGACGGCATCGCCTGAT is part of the Bradyrhizobium erythrophlei genome and encodes:
- a CDS encoding IS4 family transposase, coding for MRSDLSRKGLRRAHNFNNIFLAMSESSLIPCIAVHKKDDRIDGRDGLVSRSLWRCATGQKGALLLQRAVERVTMNLRAASDGRAEWVGFSRWLNNPNVTANEIAVHNAEVLSDRVAGLHVLAIQDTTELNYARHAGRVRGLGPSGNGRDPGLFVHPVLAIDAGSGALLGLAGMQIWTRQGPASPDYRRQPIEEKESYRWIKGAASAKSALAAAAMVTVIGDRESDIYEEFDRIPDARTHLLTRACRDRALVGGGRLFGITESWPVRHRFKLEVRAQPGRPARTAKVALRFGEVTIKRPGNCSDPAAAHQLTLRLVEVRELDTAVEGPIHWRLLTTHEVTTVAQALEIVGWYRERWHVEQLFRTSKSQGLDLESSQVEAADALFKLAAIAMIAATKIMQLVLARDGTVDRPATDVVAVEQLPMLEALQIRLEGKTAKQKNPHPRRSIGWLAWIVARLGGWTGYTSERPPGPITMRRGWHRFEQMAQGWRLRDVCTP
- a CDS encoding DUF4260 domain-containing protein, which gives rise to MNGTIASEATGAVTGGLRTMLRLEGLTLFAGMTLLYAVWGGSWWIYAFLFLVPDLSFAAYLAGPRVGAFVYNTAHSYMAPMSLMTTGFALDSPLTLSIALIWLAHIGIDRALGYGLKYQAGFTFTHLGRIGGAAMPT
- a CDS encoding carboxymuconolactone decarboxylase family protein, with protein sequence MNSASVWMSSLAVAAAGGWFAATMFAPPATGKEPRFPQLTMDQLSDAQKPLGEQIMKVSSVGLGGPYNPMIRSPVLGQRLYDLFYYLRWQTSVPTKLNEFAILIIGRQWRSQVEWYAHAPLAAKAGLSAEIIAELKANKRPSNMAEDEALVYDFVTELTTTQKVSDETYARAKKIFNDQQVVDLTAVAGNYVMVAMMLAMAEETTPPGKEPPFKVGEK
- a CDS encoding acyl-CoA carboxylase subunit beta, which codes for MKDILDTLEERRAGAKLGGGEKRIEAQHARGKLTARERIELLLDKGSFEEFDMFVEHRSIEFGMEKTKVPGDGVVTGWGTVNGRKTFVFAKDFTVFGGSLSETHAQKIVKIQDMAMKARAPIIGLYDAGGARIQEGVAALAGYSYVFRRNVIASGVIPQISVIMGPCAGGDVYSPAMTDFIFMVKNTSYMFVTGPDVVKTVTNEVVTAEELGGASVHATRSSIADGAFENDVETLLQMRRLIDFLPSSNTSGVPEWPSFDDIGRVDMSLDTLIPDNPNKPYDMKELILKVVDEGDFFEISEAFAKNIVTGFGRIAGRTVGFVANQPMVLAGVLDSDASRKAARFVRFCDAFNIPIVTFVDVPGFLPGTAQEYGGLIKHGAKLLFAYSQCTVPLVTVITRKAYGGAFDVMASKEIGADMNYAWPTAQIAVMGAKGAVEIIFRSDIGDTDAIAARTKEYEDRFLSPFIAAERGYIDDVIMPHSTRRRIARALAMLRDKHVEMPMKKHDNLPL
- a CDS encoding dienelactone hydrolase family protein, which produces MRTGMRAAIAAWIICTGILLAGIETNAQSMPKDVAARIELYAIPSLTISDRQFLTGDANGKPVTVAGEFRIAQGSGRLPVVVLMHGSSGVGASIEPWVHQFNAMGISTFVIDGFSGRGLTAVGPNQALLGRLNFILDIYRSLDILAHHPRVDPERIVLMGFSRGGQAALYASLDRFNKLWNKSGVQFAGYIPFYPDCSTRYLTDTEVAARPIRIFHGTPDDYNPVASCKAYVARLQQAKRDVVLTEYPDSAHGFDAGLLGVSTVAVSTNAQTARHCHIREGEGGVLMNADTEAPFGYKDTCIEFNPHVGGNPATAEEARKAVDEFLRALFKLG
- a CDS encoding Fic family protein, giving the protein MTGDERDRRDSRALEPELITDPKAKAAAEARNGFRQYDAAIGAIQSALDRGSFKLRPSLILGLQREALAGISSYAGNYRPGGVTIEGSKHEPVGAHRVPELVEDMCDYVNDHWEHSTPIHLAAYLMWRLNWIHPFADGNGRTSRIVSYVVLSIRAGSILPGTPTIPDQIVDNRKPYFDALDAADLAFRDGRIDVSQMEELLGSLLANQLAQFYRSVGGKLPS
- a CDS encoding DUF2214 family protein, whose product is MSTLFAFLHHLCAFTLVSAVAIEFVLIRSELTLASARRLQVTDLVLGVAAGALLVVGLLRVFFFEKGASYYFHSYAFLTKFSLFIVIGLLSIIPTMEFLSWRGALTAGLVPAIGARKLRLVTAVIHSELLAIVIIVLCAAIMARGGWV